A stretch of Anoplopoma fimbria isolate UVic2021 breed Golden Eagle Sablefish chromosome 4, Afim_UVic_2022, whole genome shotgun sequence DNA encodes these proteins:
- the sfxn1 gene encoding sideroflexin-1, whose protein sequence is MAAELSTSINIKEPRWDQSTFVGRAKHFFTVTDPRNILLTNEQLAHAHKVITDYRKGVVSPGLTEDELWKAKYVFDSAFHPDTGEKMILIGRMSAQVPMNMTITGCMMTFYKTTPAVLLWQWINQSFNAIVNYTNRSGDAPITVSQLGTAYVSATTGAVATALGLNALTKHISPLIGRFVPFAAVAAANCINIPLMRQRELQHGIPITDENDNRLGESTKAAKQAISQVVVSRILMASPGMAIPPFLMNHLEKKAFLRKFPWMSAPIQVTLVGFCLVFATPLCCALFPQKSSMSVSGLEPELQEKIRANHPGVERVYFNKGL, encoded by the exons ATGGCAGCAGAGCTATCCACCTCCATAAACATCAAGGAGCCCCGGTGGGACCAGAGCACGTTTGTTGGTCGGGCTAAACATTTCTTCACTGTCACAGACCCCAGGAACATTCTCCTCACCAACGAGCAActagcacatgcacacaaagtcATCACTGACTACAG GAAAGGTGTAGTCTCCCCAGGACTGACAGAAGATGAACTCTGGAAAGcgaaatatgtttttgattcGGCTTTCCATCCCGATACTGGGGAGAAGATGATCCTGATTGGCCGCATGTCAGCGCAGGTTCCGATGAACATGACGATCACTGGATGCATGATGACATTTTACAA GACAACTCCAGCCGTGTTGCTCTGGCAGTGGATCAATCAGTCTTTTAACGCAATAGTCAATTACACCAACAGGAGCGGCGATGCTCCAATCACGGTCAG TCAGCTTGGCACGGCTTATGTGTCTGCCACCACAGGGGCAGTGGCAACCGCTCTAGGACTTAATGCACTAACAAAG CACATCTCACCTCTGATCGGACGGTTCGTTCcatttgctgctgttgctgctgctaaCTGTATCAACATCCCTCTGATGAGACAAAG AGAACTTCAACACGGCATTCCCATAACAGATGAGAATGACAACAGGTTAGGAGAGTCGACGAAAGCGGCAAAGCAGGCTATCTCTCAGGTCGTGGTCTCCAGAATCCTCATGGCTTCTCCAGGAATGg cCATTCCCCCGTTTTTAATGAACCATTTGGAAAAGAAGGCCTTTCTGAGG AAGTTCCCATGGATGAGTGCACCTATTCAAGTCACCCTGGTGGGATTCTG CCTGGTGTTTGCCACTCCACTGTGCTGCGCATTGTTCCCTCAGAAGAG
- the si:ch1073-44g3.1 gene encoding UPF0461 protein C5orf24 homolog, protein MMHQVTSSNSDYCMSGLAEDCHPASHFDLCSTQSSKFYPSQTTPGLQLSLAGLAPLPQGMHKAMVCQIQDTQNDFQTQTVRIRGSEAAGPDGSKKKKGIVKSGRRGRPSGTTKSAGYRTSTGRPLGTTRAAGFKTSPGRPLGTTKAAGYKVSPGRPPGSIKSLARLKKLEFGCDSAKKLDFSNCDVPPFPYAMMEKRPLCESSGKVDESSE, encoded by the coding sequence ATGATGCATCAAGTGACCAGCAGCAACAGTGACTACTGTATGAGTGGACTGGCAGAGGACTGTCATCCAGCCAGCCACTTTGATTTATGTAGCACACAATCCAGCAAATTCTACCCATCTCAGACAACCCCTGGTTTGCAGCTGTCCCTGGCCGGCCTTGCCCCTTTACCACAGGGCATGCACAAAGCCATGGTATGTCAAATCCAAGACACCCAGAACGACTTCCAGACTCAGACAGTGAGAATCAGGGGCAGTGAGGCTGCGGGGCCCGACGgctccaagaagaagaagggcatAGTGAAGTCGGGGCGTAGAGGGAGGCCATCGGGGACCACAAAGTCAGCTGGTTATCGTACAAGTACAGGACGTCCACTTGGGACGACTAGAGCAGCTGGGTTCAAAACCAGCCCAGGGAGGCCCCTTGGAACCACCAAAGCAGCAGGATACAAGGTCAGTCCTGGAAGGCCTCCCGGCAGCATCAAGAGTCTAGCTCGGCTCAAGAAGCTGGAGTTTGGTTGTGACAGCGCCAAGAAACTGGACTTTAGCAACTGTGATGTTCCACCTTTCCCGTACGCTATGATGGAGAAAAGACCCCTCTGTGAGTCGAGTGGCAAAGTGGATGAAAGCAGCGAATAG
- the atp5po gene encoding ATP synthase subunit O, mitochondrial, with amino-acid sequence MAALMLGQQVRQFSTSVVRPKLMRPPIQVYGVEGRYATALFSAASKQNKLDQVEQEMGKVSTLIKDPRISSIVMNPHVKRSIKQKTFHDALAKSKVSTITVNLINVLSDNGRLTLTGGVITAFGKMMSAHRGEVICSVTTAQPLDEPSLADLKLALKGFLQKGETIHLETKSDPSILGGMIVSIGDKYVDMSTKTKIQKLTKIIKET; translated from the exons ATGGCAGCACTCATGCTAGGACAGCAG gtCCGCCAGTTCAGCACGTCTGTGGTGAGACCAAAACTGATGAGG CCTCCCATCCAGGTCTATGGAGTGGAGGGCCGCTATGCCACTGCTCTGTTCTCAGCTGCCAGTAAGCAGAACAAACTGGACCAAGTGGAGCAGGAGATGGGAAAAGTGTCT ACCCTGATCAAGGATCCCAGAATTTCGAGTATTGTAATGAATCCTCATGTAAAGCGCAGCATCAAGCAGAAGACTTTCCATGATGCTCTTGCAAAGAGCAAGGTTTCGACCATCACTGTCAACCTCATCA atgtTTTGTCTGACAACGGTCGTCTTACTCTAACTGGTGGTGTTATCACTGCCTTTGGCAAGATGATGAGTGCACACCGTGGAGAGGTCATCTGCTCCGTCACCACTGCTCAG CCTTTGGATGAACCTAGTCTGGCTGACCTGAAATTAGCTCTCAAGGGCTTCCTTCAGAAGGGTGAGACTATCCATCTGGAAACAAAG TCGGATCCTTCAATCCTGGGTGGCATGATCGTCAGTATTGGGGACAAGTATGTGGACATGTCCACTAAAACAAAGATTCAGAAGCTGACTAAGATCATTAAGGAAACTTAA
- the LOC129089662 gene encoding serine/threonine-protein phosphatase 2A catalytic subunit alpha isoform-like gives MDDKSFTKELDGWIEQLNECKQLSENQVKVLCEKAKEILTKESNVQEVRCPVTVCGDVHGQFHDLMELFKIGGKSPDTNYLFMGDYVDRGYYSVETVSLLVSLKVRFRERITILRGNHESRQITQVYGFYDECLRKYGNANVWKYFTDLFDYLPLTALVDNQIFCLHGGLSPSIDTLEHIRALDRLQEVPHEGPMCDLLWSDPDDRGGWGISPRGAGYTFGQDISETFNHANGLTLVSRAHQLVMEGYNWCHDRNVVTIFSAPNYCYRCGNQAAIMELDDTLKYSFLQFDPAPRRGEPHVTRRTPDYFL, from the exons ATGGACGACAAGTCATTCACCAAGGAGCTGGACGGATGGATTGAACAGCTGAACGAGTGCAAACAGCTGAGCGAGAATCAGGTCAAAGTCCTATGTGAAAAG GCCAAGGAGATCCTTACCAAGGAGTCCAACGTGCAGGAGGTGAGATGTCCGGTGACAGTCTGCGGAGATGTCCATGGTCAGTTTCATGACCTGATGGAGCTGTTTAAGATTGGGGGGAAGTCTCCAGACACCAACTATCTCTTCATGGGAGACTATGTTGACAGAGGCTACTATTCTGTGGAGACAGTTTCTCTTCTGGTTTCTCTTaag GTAAGGTTCCGTGAACGAATCACGATTCTCAGAGGGAACCACGAGAGCAGACAGATCACACAAGTGTACGGCTTCTATGACGAGTGCTTAAGGAAATATGGAAACGCCAATGTTTGGAAGTACTTCACAGATCTGTTTGACTATCTGCCTCTTACTGCGCTGGTGGATAACCAG ATTTTCTGCCTCCATGGAGGATTGTCCCCTTCAATAGACACACTGGAACACATCAGAGCGCTGGATCGCTTGCAGGAGGTTCCCCATGAG GGTCCAATGTGTGACTTGTTGTGGTCCGACCCAGATGACCGTGGCGGCTGGGGCATCTCACCCCGTGGTGCTGGTTACACCTTCGGGCAGGACATTTCTGAGACCTTTAACCATGCAAATGGCCTAACTTTGGTCTCAAGAGCCCACCAGCTGGTGATGGAG GGTTACAATTGGTGCCACGACCGCAATGTAGTGACAATCTTCAGTGCACCAAACTATTGTTATCGTTGTGGAAACCAGGCAGCAATCATGGAACTTGATGACACATTGAAATACTCCTT CCTACAGTTTGATCCTGCACCACGCAGAGGGGAGCCTCATGTTACGCGGCGTACGCCAGACTATTTCCTGTAA